A single genomic interval of Carassius carassius chromosome 24, fCarCar2.1, whole genome shotgun sequence harbors:
- the tstd3 gene encoding thiosulfate sulfurtransferase/rhodanese-like domain-containing protein 3, whose translation MALNVSSRLTRSIFRVLASRSVIPVSRRMVTTSCRTHLRCLQHMRVIRYEGTSLRSFSSSSQPSIDVSYEQLKKLLLSESSVVIDVREPWELREYGNISGSINVPLGQVNTALQLEPDEFKEKYGGDMPSQSQNIVFTCLAGVRSKTALETAASLGYTKVQHYPGGWQEWAERQLIKTKQ comes from the exons ATGGCGTTAAATGTCTCTTCACGGCTGACGAGGAGTATTTTCCGCGTTTTAGCGAGCAGAAGTGTCATTCCTGTTTCAAGACGAATGGTAACCACTTCATGCAGGACACATTTGCGTTGCTTACAGC ACATGCGTGTTATTCGTTATGAAGGTACTTCATTACGAAGTTTCAGCTCTTCAAGTCAGCCTTCAATAGATGTGTCCTACGAGCAGCTGAAGAAACTGCTGCTGTCCGAATCCAGTGTGGTTATAGACGTCCGTGAGCCGTGGGAACTCCGGGAATATGGGAACATATCGGGGTCAATTAACGTGCCAT TGGGTCAGGTGAACACAGCGCTCCAGCTCGAGCCTGATGAATTCAAGGAGAAATACGGAGGAGACATGCCATCACAATCTCAAAATATAGTGTTCACCTGCCTAGCAGGTGTGAGAAGCAAAACAGCCCTGGAAACTGCAGCATCTTTAGGATACACCAA GGTTCAGCATTATCCAGGTGGATGGCAAGAATGGGCAGAACGTCAGTTAATAAAAACCAAACAGTGA